A stretch of Limanda limanda chromosome 7, fLimLim1.1, whole genome shotgun sequence DNA encodes these proteins:
- the pan2 gene encoding PAN2-PAN3 deadenylation complex catalytic subunit PAN2 isoform X2, which produces MMNFDGLDPGMGDYPPNLHGTLEPGMEPSMDQHLNPGHLQGVELDQEGMSGPGQETVHLMEGMFSELHSVVSEVGVPVTATHFDLQEEMLWMGNHRGHASSFFGPTMGRYTSFQAHLSDEIRQIQSLETGVLFLSKGNLKCHTRGGLVMFDYQMDEGADMHSLLMTDNNMMIMGGLQNYVIEVDLNTVQETQKFTNEVPGLAIMRQTSRFFFCGHTSGKITLRDLRSFKTEHEFDAFSGSLSDFDVHGNLLAACGFSSRGMNGLACDRFLMVYDLRMMRAVTPLQVHVDPLFLRFIPTYTSRLAIISQTGQCQFCEPTGLANMADIFHVNTEGQVLMSFDVSASKQALSFGDSGGVVHLWSDAPEVSFNDYSRETEFAQPCLVDSLAQLDWNHELLPISLIPMPLTSTEALLSDWAAARAAPSPRRAPPVDPEILRTMKTVGFIGYAANPRTRPRNQVPYKIKDVELDYDNYNQVPESPIGRDEEPHLYMVPKKYRKVTIKYSKLGLEDFDFKHYNRTLFAGLEPHIPNAYCNCMIQVLYFLEPIRYLVQNHLCQKEFCLACELGFLFHMLDLSRGDPCQASNFLRAFRTIPEASALGLILADSDEQTGKARLGRLIQSWNRFILTQLHQETQEQEGPQAYRGASSSSLGSSGESVIGKLFGCEVENSSLCRCGKETVRASLTLLFTMHYPEHNSQEKPIKEYEFSEILKKSICLEQSTQAWCENCEKYQPTVQTRNIRCLPDVLVINCEVNSAKEAEFWKAQAEFAFNKVMQKEAMEPPKPKEPPPPMPTEWCLDGEDMCNMEGFPVDTRAEDLRHVWIPPTLKMSISKSQGLEISSWPEAEELTTEEEEEGASLFDLVVTVPHVLDARTGGNLIAHIKVGETYHQRKEGVTHQQWYLFNDFLIEPIDKAEAAQFDLSWKVPAILYYARRNYHTKYDLRIKNPIDASVLLTEASLARKQRKSHATFIPLMVSEMPQAGDLVGLDAEFVTLNQEEAELRSDGTKSTIKPSQMSVARITCVRGQGANEGVPFIDDYISTQEQVVDYLTQYSGIKPGDLDAKISSKHLTTLKSTYLKLRFLIDTGVRFVGHGLQKDFRVINLLVLKDQVVDTVHLFHLPRKRMISLRFLAWYFLELNIQGETHDSIEDARTALQLYRKHLELSRAGGNDEVRKVLKGLYDKGRQQDWKVPDADTGDGQGAAVFPSVMGL; this is translated from the exons ATGATGAACTTTGACGGCCTCGACCCCGGGATGGGCGACTACCCCCCCAACCTTCACGGGACCCTGGAGCCGGGTATGGAGCCCTCCATGGATCAGCACCTGAACCCGGGTCACCTCCAGGGCGTGGAGCTGGACCAGGAGGGGATGTCCGGGCCGGGCCAGGAGACGGTGCACCTCATGGAGGGGATGTTCTCCGAGCTGCACAGCGTGGTGTCGGAGGTCGGCGTCCCGGTCACGGCAACGCACTtcgacctgcaggaggagatgcTCTGGATGGGAAACCACAGA GGCCATGCCAGCTCGTTCTTTGGACCGACGATGGGCCGGTACACTTCTTTTCAAGCGCACTTATCAGATGAGATCCGACAAATTCAGAGTTTGGAAACGGGCGTGCTGTTCCTCTCCAAGGGCAACCTGAAGTGCCACACTCGGGGGGGCCTTGTCATGTTCGATTACCA GATGGATGAAGGAGCTGATATGCACAGTCTCCTCATGACTGACAACAACATGATGATCATGGGCGGATTGCAAAACTATGTGATCGAAGTTGACTTGAATACTGTTCAGGAAACTCAGAAG TTCACCAATGAGGTTCCAGGACTTGCAATAATGCGTCAGACCAGTCGTTTCTTCTTCTGCGGACACACTTCTGGGAAG ATAACTCTTCGAGACCTGCGATCTTTCAAGACGGAGCACGAGTTCGACGCCTTCTCGGGAAGCCTCTCGGACTTCGACGTTCACGGGAACCTTCTGGCTGCCTGTGGGTTCTCCAGCCGAGGAATGAACGGTTTGGCATGCGACCGGTTCCTCATGGTGTACGACCTCCGCATGATGAGAGCCGTGACCCCCCTGCAGGTGCATGTGGACCCCCTGTTCCTGCGCTTCATTCCTACCTACACGTCGCGCCTGGCAATCATCTCACAGACCG GTCAGTGCCAGTTCTGTGAACCCACTGGTCTCGCCAACATGGCTGACATTTTCCACGTGAACACGGAGGGTCAGGTGCTCATGAGCTTCGACGTCTCCGCCAGCAAACAGGCCTTGTCCTTCGGGGACTCCGGGGGGGTCGTGCACCTGTGGTCCGACGCTCCTGAAGTGTCTTTCAACGATTACTCCCGGGAGACGGAGTTTGCTCAGCCGTGCCTGGTGGACTCGCTGGCTCAGCTGGACTGGAACCACGAGCTGCTGCCCATCTCGCTCATCCCCATGCCGCTGACCAGCACCGAGGCGCTGCTGTCGGACTGGGCCGCCGCCCGGGCCGCACCGAGTCCCAG ACGAGCTCCACCCGTGGACCCAGAGATCCTGCGCACGATGAAAACCGTCGGGTTCATCGGTTATGCAGCAAATCCTCGCACTCGCCCTCGCAACCAG GTTCCGTACAAAATCAAAGATGTGGAGCTCGACTATGATAATTACAATCAGGTCCCTGAATCCCCGATTGGGCGCGATGAGGAGCCTCATCTCTACATGGTGCCCAAAAAGTACAGAAAG GTCACAATCAAATACTCTAAACTCGGACTGGAGGACTTTGACTTCAAACATTACAACAGAACCTTGTTCGCCGGCCTGGAGCCTCACATCCCCAATGCTTACTGCAACTGCATGATCCAG GTGTTATACTTCCTGGAGCCAATCCGGTATCTGGTGCAGAATCATTTGTGCCAGAAGGAGTTTTGTTTGGCCTGCGAGCTCGGCTTCCTCTTCCACATGTTGGATCTGTCCCGAGGAGATCCCTGTCAG gccaGTAACTTCCTCCGAGCGTTCCGCACCATCCCTGAAGCCTCGGCGCTGGGCCTCATCCTCGCCGACTCGGACGAGCAAACGGGGAAAGCCCGACTCGGTCGCTTGATCCAAAGCTGGAACCGCTTCATCCTCACCCAGCTGCACCAGGAGACCCAGGAGCAGGAGGGTCCGCAGGCCTACAGGGGGgccagcagcag TTCTCTGGGCTCCTCTGGTGAGTCGGTCATTGGAAAGCTGTTTGGATGTGAAGTGGAGAACAGCAGCCTGTGTCGCTGCGGCAAGGAGACGGTCCGCGCCTCCCTCACGCTGCTCTTCACCATGCACTACCCGGAGCACAACTCCCAGG AAAAGCCAATAAAGGAGTACGAGTTCTCCGAGATCCTGAAGAAGAGCATCTGTCTGGAGCAGAGCACTCAGGCGTGGTGTGAAAACTGTGAGAAGTACCAGCCCACA GTGCAAACACGAAACATTCGCTGTCTCCCGGACGTCCTGGTGATAAACTGTGAGGTGAACAGCGCCAAAGAGGCTGAGTTCTGGAAGGCTCAGGCGGAG TTTGCCTTCAACAAGGTGATGCAGAAAGAGGCGATGGAACCTCCTAAACCCAaagagccccccccacccatgcCCACTGAGTGGTGCTTAGA CGGGGAGGACATGTGCAACATGGAGGGCTTCCCCGTGGACACCCGGGCCGAGGATCTGCGACATGTCTGGATCCCCCCCACTCTCAAAATGTCCATCAGCAAAAGTCAGGGGCTGGAGATCAGCAGCTGGCCCGAGGccgaggag TTAACcaccgaggaagaggaggagggcgctTCTTTATTCGACCTGGTGGTCACGGTGCCCCACGTCCTGGACGCTCGCACGGGTGGGAACTTGATAGCACACATCAAAGTGGGAGAGACGTACCATCAGAGGAAAGAG GGAGTCACTCATCAGCAGTGGTACCTGTTCAACGATTTCCTGATCGAGCCAATTGATAAG GCTGAAGCTGCACAGTTTGACTTGAGCTGGAAGGTGCCGGCCATTCTCTACTACGCCAGGAGGAACTACCACACCAAATACGACCTCCGCA TTAAAAATCCCATCGACGCGAGCGTGCTGCTGACCGAAGCTTCTCTGGCTcggaagcagaggaagagtcACGCCACCTTCATCCCGCTCATGGTCAGCGAGATGCCACAGGCGGGAGACCTGGTCGGGCTGGACGCCGAGTTCGTCACTCTCAACCAG gaagAGGCAGAGCTGCGCAGTGACGGCACCAAGTCGACCATCAAGCCCAGTCAGATGTCCGTGGCCAGGATCACGTGTGTGAGGGGTCAGGGGGCCAACGAGGGCGTCCCCTTCATCGACGACTACATCTCCACCCAGGAGCAG GTGGTCGACTACCTGACTCAATACTCCGGCATAAAACCAGGAGACCTGGATGCAAAGATTTCCTCAAAGCACCTGACGACTCTGAAGTCCACGTACCTGAAGCTGCGTTTCCTCATCGACACGGGAGTTCGCTTCGTGGGTCACGGCCTACAGAAGGACTTCAGGGTCATTAACCTGCTG GTTCTCAAAGACCAAGTGGTCGACACCGTGCACCTGTTCCATCTGCCACGCAAGAGGATGATTTCTCTGAGATTCCTCGCCTGGTACTTTCTAG
- the pan2 gene encoding PAN2-PAN3 deadenylation complex catalytic subunit PAN2 isoform X1: MMNFDGLDPGMGDYPPNLHGTLEPGMEPSMDQHLNPGHLQGVELDQEGMSGPGQETVHLMEGMFSELHSVVSEVGVPVTATHFDLQEEMLWMGNHRGHASSFFGPTMGRYTSFQAHLSDEIRQIQSLETGVLFLSKGNLKCHTRGGLVMFDYQMDEGADMHSLLMTDNNMMIMGGLQNYVIEVDLNTVQETQKFTNEVPGLAIMRQTSRFFFCGHTSGKITLRDLRSFKTEHEFDAFSGSLSDFDVHGNLLAACGFSSRGMNGLACDRFLMVYDLRMMRAVTPLQVHVDPLFLRFIPTYTSRLAIISQTGQCQFCEPTGLANMADIFHVNTEGQVLMSFDVSASKQALSFGDSGGVVHLWSDAPEVSFNDYSRETEFAQPCLVDSLAQLDWNHELLPISLIPMPLTSTEALLSDWAAARAAPSPRRAPPVDPEILRTMKTVGFIGYAANPRTRPRNQVPYKIKDVELDYDNYNQVPESPIGRDEEPHLYMVPKKYRKVTIKYSKLGLEDFDFKHYNRTLFAGLEPHIPNAYCNCMIQVLYFLEPIRYLVQNHLCQKEFCLACELGFLFHMLDLSRGDPCQASNFLRAFRTIPEASALGLILADSDEQTGKARLGRLIQSWNRFILTQLHQETQEQEGPQAYRGASSSSLGSSGESVIGKLFGCEVENSSLCRCGKETVRASLTLLFTMHYPEHNSQEKPIKEYEFSEILKKSICLEQSTQAWCENCEKYQPTVQTRNIRCLPDVLVINCEVNSAKEAEFWKAQAEFAFNKVMQKEAMEPPKPKEPPPPMPTEWCLDGEDMCNMEGFPVDTRAEDLRHVWIPPTLKMSISKSQGLEISSWPEAEELTTEEEEEGASLFDLVVTVPHVLDARTGGNLIAHIKVGETYHQRKEGVTHQQWYLFNDFLIEPIDKAEAAQFDLSWKVPAILYYARRNYHTKYDLRIKNPIDASVLLTEASLARKQRKSHATFIPLMVSEMPQAGDLVGLDAEFVTLNQEEAELRSDGTKSTIKPSQMSVARITCVRGQGANEGVPFIDDYISTQEQVVDYLTQYSGIKPGDLDAKISSKHLTTLKSTYLKLRFLIDTGVRFVGHGLQKDFRVINLLVLKDQVVDTVHLFHLPRKRMISLRFLAWYFLELNIQGETHDSIEDARTALQLYRKHLELSRAGGNDEVRKVLKGLYDKGRQQDWKVPDADTGDGQGSSKSAAVFPSVMGL; the protein is encoded by the exons ATGATGAACTTTGACGGCCTCGACCCCGGGATGGGCGACTACCCCCCCAACCTTCACGGGACCCTGGAGCCGGGTATGGAGCCCTCCATGGATCAGCACCTGAACCCGGGTCACCTCCAGGGCGTGGAGCTGGACCAGGAGGGGATGTCCGGGCCGGGCCAGGAGACGGTGCACCTCATGGAGGGGATGTTCTCCGAGCTGCACAGCGTGGTGTCGGAGGTCGGCGTCCCGGTCACGGCAACGCACTtcgacctgcaggaggagatgcTCTGGATGGGAAACCACAGA GGCCATGCCAGCTCGTTCTTTGGACCGACGATGGGCCGGTACACTTCTTTTCAAGCGCACTTATCAGATGAGATCCGACAAATTCAGAGTTTGGAAACGGGCGTGCTGTTCCTCTCCAAGGGCAACCTGAAGTGCCACACTCGGGGGGGCCTTGTCATGTTCGATTACCA GATGGATGAAGGAGCTGATATGCACAGTCTCCTCATGACTGACAACAACATGATGATCATGGGCGGATTGCAAAACTATGTGATCGAAGTTGACTTGAATACTGTTCAGGAAACTCAGAAG TTCACCAATGAGGTTCCAGGACTTGCAATAATGCGTCAGACCAGTCGTTTCTTCTTCTGCGGACACACTTCTGGGAAG ATAACTCTTCGAGACCTGCGATCTTTCAAGACGGAGCACGAGTTCGACGCCTTCTCGGGAAGCCTCTCGGACTTCGACGTTCACGGGAACCTTCTGGCTGCCTGTGGGTTCTCCAGCCGAGGAATGAACGGTTTGGCATGCGACCGGTTCCTCATGGTGTACGACCTCCGCATGATGAGAGCCGTGACCCCCCTGCAGGTGCATGTGGACCCCCTGTTCCTGCGCTTCATTCCTACCTACACGTCGCGCCTGGCAATCATCTCACAGACCG GTCAGTGCCAGTTCTGTGAACCCACTGGTCTCGCCAACATGGCTGACATTTTCCACGTGAACACGGAGGGTCAGGTGCTCATGAGCTTCGACGTCTCCGCCAGCAAACAGGCCTTGTCCTTCGGGGACTCCGGGGGGGTCGTGCACCTGTGGTCCGACGCTCCTGAAGTGTCTTTCAACGATTACTCCCGGGAGACGGAGTTTGCTCAGCCGTGCCTGGTGGACTCGCTGGCTCAGCTGGACTGGAACCACGAGCTGCTGCCCATCTCGCTCATCCCCATGCCGCTGACCAGCACCGAGGCGCTGCTGTCGGACTGGGCCGCCGCCCGGGCCGCACCGAGTCCCAG ACGAGCTCCACCCGTGGACCCAGAGATCCTGCGCACGATGAAAACCGTCGGGTTCATCGGTTATGCAGCAAATCCTCGCACTCGCCCTCGCAACCAG GTTCCGTACAAAATCAAAGATGTGGAGCTCGACTATGATAATTACAATCAGGTCCCTGAATCCCCGATTGGGCGCGATGAGGAGCCTCATCTCTACATGGTGCCCAAAAAGTACAGAAAG GTCACAATCAAATACTCTAAACTCGGACTGGAGGACTTTGACTTCAAACATTACAACAGAACCTTGTTCGCCGGCCTGGAGCCTCACATCCCCAATGCTTACTGCAACTGCATGATCCAG GTGTTATACTTCCTGGAGCCAATCCGGTATCTGGTGCAGAATCATTTGTGCCAGAAGGAGTTTTGTTTGGCCTGCGAGCTCGGCTTCCTCTTCCACATGTTGGATCTGTCCCGAGGAGATCCCTGTCAG gccaGTAACTTCCTCCGAGCGTTCCGCACCATCCCTGAAGCCTCGGCGCTGGGCCTCATCCTCGCCGACTCGGACGAGCAAACGGGGAAAGCCCGACTCGGTCGCTTGATCCAAAGCTGGAACCGCTTCATCCTCACCCAGCTGCACCAGGAGACCCAGGAGCAGGAGGGTCCGCAGGCCTACAGGGGGgccagcagcag TTCTCTGGGCTCCTCTGGTGAGTCGGTCATTGGAAAGCTGTTTGGATGTGAAGTGGAGAACAGCAGCCTGTGTCGCTGCGGCAAGGAGACGGTCCGCGCCTCCCTCACGCTGCTCTTCACCATGCACTACCCGGAGCACAACTCCCAGG AAAAGCCAATAAAGGAGTACGAGTTCTCCGAGATCCTGAAGAAGAGCATCTGTCTGGAGCAGAGCACTCAGGCGTGGTGTGAAAACTGTGAGAAGTACCAGCCCACA GTGCAAACACGAAACATTCGCTGTCTCCCGGACGTCCTGGTGATAAACTGTGAGGTGAACAGCGCCAAAGAGGCTGAGTTCTGGAAGGCTCAGGCGGAG TTTGCCTTCAACAAGGTGATGCAGAAAGAGGCGATGGAACCTCCTAAACCCAaagagccccccccacccatgcCCACTGAGTGGTGCTTAGA CGGGGAGGACATGTGCAACATGGAGGGCTTCCCCGTGGACACCCGGGCCGAGGATCTGCGACATGTCTGGATCCCCCCCACTCTCAAAATGTCCATCAGCAAAAGTCAGGGGCTGGAGATCAGCAGCTGGCCCGAGGccgaggag TTAACcaccgaggaagaggaggagggcgctTCTTTATTCGACCTGGTGGTCACGGTGCCCCACGTCCTGGACGCTCGCACGGGTGGGAACTTGATAGCACACATCAAAGTGGGAGAGACGTACCATCAGAGGAAAGAG GGAGTCACTCATCAGCAGTGGTACCTGTTCAACGATTTCCTGATCGAGCCAATTGATAAG GCTGAAGCTGCACAGTTTGACTTGAGCTGGAAGGTGCCGGCCATTCTCTACTACGCCAGGAGGAACTACCACACCAAATACGACCTCCGCA TTAAAAATCCCATCGACGCGAGCGTGCTGCTGACCGAAGCTTCTCTGGCTcggaagcagaggaagagtcACGCCACCTTCATCCCGCTCATGGTCAGCGAGATGCCACAGGCGGGAGACCTGGTCGGGCTGGACGCCGAGTTCGTCACTCTCAACCAG gaagAGGCAGAGCTGCGCAGTGACGGCACCAAGTCGACCATCAAGCCCAGTCAGATGTCCGTGGCCAGGATCACGTGTGTGAGGGGTCAGGGGGCCAACGAGGGCGTCCCCTTCATCGACGACTACATCTCCACCCAGGAGCAG GTGGTCGACTACCTGACTCAATACTCCGGCATAAAACCAGGAGACCTGGATGCAAAGATTTCCTCAAAGCACCTGACGACTCTGAAGTCCACGTACCTGAAGCTGCGTTTCCTCATCGACACGGGAGTTCGCTTCGTGGGTCACGGCCTACAGAAGGACTTCAGGGTCATTAACCTGCTG GTTCTCAAAGACCAAGTGGTCGACACCGTGCACCTGTTCCATCTGCCACGCAAGAGGATGATTTCTCTGAGATTCCTCGCCTGGTACTTTCTAG
- the ormdl2 gene encoding ORM1-like protein 2, translating into MNVGVAHSEVNPNTRVMNSRGIWLTYLLLTVVLHVVLLSIPFFTVPLVWTLTNVIHNLVMYLFLHTVKGTPFETPDQGKARLLTHWEQMDYGVQFTSSRKFLTISPIVLYILASFYTKYDATHFLINTSSLLSVVLPKLPQFHGVRIFGINKY; encoded by the exons atgAACGTGGGTGTAGCTCACAGCGAAGTGAACCCCAACACGCGGGTGATGAACAGCCGGGGGATCTGGCTCACCTACCTGCTCCTGACCGTCGTGCTGCATGTGGTGCTGCTCAGTATTCCCTTCTTCACCGTGCCGCTCGTCTGGACCCTCACCAACGTCATCCACAACCTG gTGATGTACTTGTTCCTCCACACGGTGAAGGGAACTCCCTTCGAGACCCCGGACCAGGGCAAAGCTCGCCTGCTCACACACTGGGAACAGATGGACTACGGCGTCCAGTTCACATCTTCGCGTAAATTCCTCACCATCTCACCAATCGTCCT gtaTATTCTGGCCAGTTTCTACACAAAATACGACGCCACACATTTCCTGATCAACACGAGCTCCCTCCTAAGTGTCGTCCTCCCCAAGCTGCCTCAGTTTCACGGAGTGCGGATTTTTGGAATCAACAAATACTGA